The Neomonachus schauinslandi chromosome 4, ASM220157v2, whole genome shotgun sequence genome includes a region encoding these proteins:
- the KIAA0754 gene encoding uncharacterized protein KIAA0754 homolog codes for MGKPLSRPDCLRQNPTCLGKGEEEDGYIEDCYVPQRSIYDTMRINEQIDQGSKLNQTSKSTMEKMEGGTISSNGTLGAASNVFESRAPEGKKLDERIIFDALKLSSDVQKSAPVPPRRRPNAERKDNVNRRSWKSFMPPNFPEFAERIEASLSEVSEAGASNPSLQEKKESSSALTESSGHLDHREPQSESVTLEHVSKSIDTPEVQDVKNLSGECQDFRLQPHRERSPHEFQPLESEAAAASGSTDVMQEHRFSSATWPRAMKSLAKGGFSEKQHPLGDTACTVELPPLSPCLSEELLDPELHILITPSLREKTESELKFEEDERWIMMEAEEEWEGEKLSERGKIFLTADEKKNSLADIFEGREQANTLAVAEDGTDCSAAVLRTVDHLALGQICCSDDLQSAKNHLASVLEDTPLDYSCVLTGESAVGELTNRTAQGLEGLVSDLECTVGPLDSEQLSDTDSVQMFLELEKECLCEEGVTPLAELENQASSEGLAPSQDAENALVISHFPGAALEEERMGLLNVRVKDSDTGLDCDYFNALDSSQVPNAMELIVCSDTRRDTSTVSEEEREKVPSSPETVGEFNFRHPADLESLGKLDPGGLPNSDHRASQEDDLSGFVAELAKENGSLSQVDCSHPEGNVEECVERVPLSRAFSYELTDVISGPEVEVFSCDSHLLTDEIHLESEKGAINREKSSLTSLGNVDPCELSKEKVCDEGGEGQELGYEARLLEDQAPAYVHRAFPEQIFQDLQRKSAESDTLNLPLLVGGLRQSGDGVETVNDTKPELNVASSEGGETEMRDSESLLSIFLEEQVTRASSAEPILEGWIPIPQKPAPGAAVLGPEEGVPDAAVPAPEGAAVAAAVPFPGEDVPVASVATIEARVPVASVVTVEKDMLAAAPAVAVPASEGTAPAAAATIMEKDAPAVAEPTTRDDIPEGSVTPAATVPTPEEPAAPAVRAPTPEEPVTPADRATTPEEPVTPAVRAPTPEEPAAPPVRAPTPEEPVTPGDRAPTPEDPVTPADRAPTPEEPVAPADRAPTPEEPVAPAVRAPTPEEPGAPAVRAPTPEEPVTPAVRAPTPEEPAAPAVRVPTPEEPVTPASAVPAMEEVFPAGVPFLGDTAHTDSVPISEEETSVLEEASPARMWIKEDLDSPGFGIKEVTGTVLHGKVPLAATDGLKSNEVIVAHFVGKGSGE; via the coding sequence ATGGGTAAGCCACTCAGCAGGCCAGACTGTTTAAGGCAGAACCCCACCTGcctggggaaaggagaggaagaagatggcTATATAGAGGATTGTTACGTTCCACAGCGATCTATATATGATACAATGAGGATAAATGAACAAATTGACCAGGGGTCAAAGCTTAATCAGACATCAAAAAGCACCATGGAAAAGATGGAAGGAGGTACTATATCCAGCAATGGTACGTTAGGAGCAGCATCTAATGTTTTTGAATCTAGAGCCCCAGAAGGCAAAAAGCTGGATGAGAGGATAATATTTGATGCACTAAAGTTAAGCAGCGATGTGCAGAAGTCAGCACCCGTGCCACCCAGAAGGCGACCAAATGCAGAACGCAAAGATAATGTTAACAGGAGATCATGGAAGTCCTTCATGCCACCCAATTTCCCAGAATTTGCAGAAAGGATAGAAGCTTCTCTCAGTGAGGTTTCAGAAGCTGGGGCTTCAAATCCTTCCTTGCAAGAGAAGAAGGAATCCAGTTCTGCATTAACAGAAAGTTCTGGTCATTTGGACCACAGGGAACCTCAGTCAGAGTCAGTGACTCTGGAACATGTGTCCAAATCCATAGATACTCCAGAAGTGCAGGATGTGAAAAATTTAAGCGGGGAGTGCCAAGACTTCAGATTGCAGCCACACAGGGAGCGCTCTCCCCATGAATTCCAGCCTCTAGAATCAGAAGCTGCAGCTGCAAGTGGTAGCACAGATGTAATGCAGGAACACAGATTCTCAAGTGCAACCTGGCCCAGAGCCATGAAAAGTTTGGCTAAGGGAGGCTTCAGCGAGAAGCAGCACCCCCTTGGGGACACAGCCTGCACTGTGGAACTGCCGCCTCTCTCCCCTTGCCTGAGTGAAGAGCTATTGGATCCAGAATTGCATATTCTCATAACTCCCAGcctgagagagaaaacagagtctGAGCTAAAGTTTGAGGAGGATGAGCGATGGATCATGATGGAAGctgaggaggagtgggagggagagaaactgtCAGAGAGAGGAAAGATTTTTCTAACGgcagatgagaaaaagaacagCCTGGCAGATATTTTTGAAGGACGAGAACAAGCAAACACTTTAGCAGTGGCAGAGGATGGGACCGATTGCTCAGCTGCTGTCTTGAGAACTGTTGACCACCTAGCTCTTGGTCAGATTTGTTGCTCTGATGACCTACAGTCAGCTAAGAACCATTTGGCTTCTGTTCTCGAGGATACACCTCTGGATTACAGTTGTGTTCTCACAGGTGAGAGTGCTGTAGGGGAGCTGACAAACAGAACTGCTCAGGGGCTGGAGGGTCTTGTTTCCGACTTAGAATGTACTGTTGGTCCTCTTGATTCAGAGCAGCTCTCTGACACAGATTCAGTGCAGATGTTTCTTGAACTTGAAAAGGAGTGTTTATGTGAAGAAGGAGTAACTCCTCTAGCTGAGCTAGAGAATCAAGCCTCTTCTGAAGGGCTGGCCCCATCCCAGGATGCAGAAAATGCACTTGTAATTAGTCATTTTCCAGGGGCTGCCTTAGAAGAGGAACGCATGGGCCTTTTAAATGTAAGGGTAAAAGACTCTGATACTGGATTGGATTGTGACTATTTTAATGCCCTGGATTCTTCTCAGGTGCCTAATGCTATGGAACTTATTGTCTGCTCTGATACCAGGAGAGACACTTCCACTGTTAGTGAGGAGGAGCGTGAAAAAGTGCCTTCTAGCCCCGAGACTGTAGGGGAATTTAATTTCAGACACCCAGCTGATCTGGAGTCACTGGGAAAGCTTGACCCAGGAGGACTGCCCAACTCTGATCACAGGGCTTCCCAGGAAGACGACTTATCAGGCTTTGTAGCTGAGCTGGCCAAAGAAAATGGCAGTTTGTCCCAGGTAGACTGCAGTCACCCTGAGGGGAATGTTGAAGAGTGTGTTGAGAGGGTCCCCCTCAGTCGTGCTTTTAGCTATGAACTAACAGATGTTATCTCAGGACCTGAAGTAGAGGTGTTCTCATGTGATTCACATTTACTAACAGATGAGATTCATTTGGAAAGTGAGAAAGGAGCTATTAATCGAGAAAAGAGCAGTCTGACTTCCTTGGGAAACGTGGATCCTTGTGAATTGTCCAAGGAGAAAGTTTGtgatgagggtggggaggggcaagagcTGGGATATGAAGCCAGGCTTTTGGAGGATCAAGCCCCAGCGTATGTTCACAGAGCCTTCCCAGAGCAGATCTTCCAGGATCTCCAGAGGAAGTCCGCAGAGTCAGATACTCTGAATCTGCCCCTGCTGGTTGGTGGACTGAGACAGAGCGGAGATGGAGTGGAAACTGTAAATGATACAAAGCCCGAGCTGAACGTGGCATCATCGGAGGGCGGGGAGACAGAAATGAGAGATTCAGAATCATTGCTGAGTATCTTTCTGGAGGAACAAGTTACCAGGGCTAGTAGTGCTGAGCCCATTTTGGAGGGATGGATACCCATCCCACAGAAGcctgccccaggggctgcagtgCTCGGCCCAGAGGAGGGTGTCCCGGATGCTGCGGTGCCTGCCCCAGAGGGAGCTGCTGTGGCTGCTGCAGTGCCTTTCCCGGGGGAAGACGTACCAGTTGCTTCGGTGGCCACCATAGAGGCACGTGTCCCAGTTGCTTCAGTGGTCACTGTAGAGAAGGATATGCTGGCTGCTGCCCCAGCTGTTGCAGTGCCTGCTTCTGAAGGGACTGCTCCAGCTGCTGCAGCGACCATCATGGAGAAGGATGCACCAGCTGTTGCAGAACCCACCACAAGGGATGACATCCCAGAGGGATCTGTCACCCCAGCTGCTACAGTGCCCACCCCGGAGGAGCCTGCAGCCCCAGCTGTTAGAGCACCCACCCCGGAGGAGCCTGTCACCCCAGCTGATAGAGCAACCACCCCGGAGGAGCCTGTCACCCCAGCTGTTAGAGCGCCCACCCCGGAGGAGCCTGCAGCCCCACCTGTTAGAGCACCCACCCCAGAGGAGCCTGTCACCCCAGGTGATAGAGCGCCCACCCCAGAGGACCCTGTCACCCCAGCTGATAGAGCGCCCACCCCGGAGGAGCCTGTCGCCCCAGCTGATAGAGCGCCCACCCCGGAGGAGCCTGTCGCCCCAGCTGTTAGAGCGCCCACCCCGGAGGAGCCTGGCGCTCCAGCTGTTAGAGCGCCCACCCCGGAGGAGCCTGTCACCCCAGCTGTTAGAGCGCCCACCCCGGAGGAGCCTGCAGCCCCAGCTGTTAGAGTGCCCACCCCGGAGGAGCCTGTCACCCCAGCTTCTGCAGTGCCTGCTATGGAGGAAGTGTTCCCTGCTGGTGTACCCTTCCTGGGAGATACTGCCCACACTGATTCAGTGCCTATCTCAGAAGAAGAAACTTCTGTTTTAGAGGAGGCTTCCCCTGCTAGAATGTGGATCAAGGAGGACCTTGATTCCCCAGGATTTGGAATAAAAGAGGTAACTGGCACGGTGCTGCATGGGAAAGTGCCTCTGGCTGCAACTGATGGATTAAAGTCAAATGAGGTAATTGTTGCTCATTTCGTTGGGAAAGGATCTGGGGAGTAA